A single genomic interval of Tsukamurella paurometabola harbors:
- a CDS encoding SDR family NAD(P)-dependent oxidoreductase gives MKIFRGKVAVITGAASGMGRELALQLADEGAKLSLCDYDPTGLEQTAELARARGAEVHTKVVNVGEREQLLAYADEVVEHYGTVNLLFNNAGIAHHEPVETTSFKDYDRVMDIDFWGVVNGTKAFLPHLIASGDAHIVNTSSLFGLLSVGGQSAYNAAKFGVRGFTEALRIEMLSSDHNVGVTCVHPGGIKTAIARNATGAENVDTAHTAALFDKYLARTEADDAARTILNGVKRKRGRVLIGADAKIIDVLVRLGGSAYERVNALIDQQLNKRLK, from the coding sequence ATGAAGATTTTCCGCGGCAAGGTCGCCGTCATCACCGGGGCCGCCTCCGGCATGGGCCGCGAGCTGGCCCTCCAGCTCGCCGACGAGGGCGCGAAGCTCTCGCTCTGCGATTACGACCCCACCGGGCTCGAGCAGACCGCCGAGCTGGCCCGCGCCCGCGGCGCCGAGGTGCACACGAAGGTCGTCAACGTGGGCGAGCGCGAGCAGCTGCTGGCCTACGCGGACGAGGTGGTCGAGCACTACGGCACCGTCAACCTGCTGTTCAACAACGCCGGCATCGCGCACCACGAGCCGGTCGAGACCACGTCGTTCAAGGACTACGACCGGGTCATGGACATCGACTTCTGGGGCGTGGTCAACGGCACCAAGGCCTTCCTGCCGCACCTCATCGCCTCGGGCGACGCGCACATCGTCAACACCAGCTCGCTGTTCGGCCTGCTGTCCGTGGGCGGCCAGAGCGCCTACAACGCCGCCAAGTTCGGCGTCCGCGGTTTCACGGAGGCGCTGCGCATCGAGATGCTCTCCAGCGACCACAACGTCGGCGTGACCTGCGTGCACCCCGGCGGCATCAAGACCGCGATCGCGCGCAACGCCACCGGCGCCGAGAACGTCGACACCGCGCACACCGCGGCCCTCTTCGACAAGTACCTCGCCCGCACGGAGGCCGACGACGCCGCGCGCACCATCCTGAACGGCGTCAAGCGCAAGCGCGGCCGCGTCCTCATCGGCGCCGACGCGAAGATCATCGACGTGCTCGTGCGTCTCGGCGGCTCCGCCTACGAGCGCGTCAACGCGCTCATCGACCAGCAGCTCAACAAGCGCCTGAAGTAG
- a CDS encoding glycoside hydrolase family 13 protein yields the protein MVLKDLGTADWWRQAVVYQIYPRSFADSNGDGIGDLPGITSRVPYLRDLGIDAVWLSPFYPSELADGGYDVADYRDVDPRLGTLDDFDAMSAALHEAGIKLIVDIVPNHTSDQHEWFQAALAAGRGSDERDRYHFFEGRGENGDEPPNDWQSNFGGPAWDRVTEPDGSPGQWYLHMFAPEQPDLNWERDDVRADFERTLRFWSDRGVDGFRIDVAHYLRKDMSEPFAAWHEIGNGELTVHPDHPFSDRDEVHEIYRAWRAVFDEYDPPRTAVAEAWVHKSRLPAYASPDGLGQAFNFDLLVSEFDAHEFKDVIDENLSRSAETGSSSTWVLSNHDVTRHATRYGLPAGLGHHAAAWTLAGGSHDEVDTELGERRARAATMLLFALPGSTYVYQGEELGLHEVGDVPAESRQDPTFFRTEGKEVGRDGCRVPLPWAATGSSYGFGSDGAHLPQPAWFADYAVSVEDGDPASTLNLYRRALALRGDLQSAETLTWIPHPSASVLAFERPGGWRSYTNFGSEPVELPDGEILLASTPFDGDRLPGATTVWMR from the coding sequence GTGGTTCTCAAGGACCTCGGAACGGCCGACTGGTGGCGCCAGGCGGTGGTGTACCAGATCTACCCGCGCAGCTTCGCCGATTCCAACGGCGACGGGATCGGCGACCTGCCCGGCATCACCTCGCGCGTGCCGTACCTGCGTGATCTCGGCATCGATGCGGTGTGGCTCAGCCCGTTCTACCCCTCCGAGCTCGCCGACGGCGGCTACGACGTGGCCGACTACCGCGACGTCGACCCGCGCCTGGGCACGCTGGACGACTTCGACGCGATGAGCGCGGCGCTGCACGAGGCCGGCATCAAGCTGATCGTCGACATCGTCCCCAACCACACCTCCGACCAGCACGAGTGGTTCCAGGCGGCGCTGGCCGCGGGGCGCGGCTCCGACGAGCGGGACCGCTACCACTTCTTCGAGGGCAGGGGCGAGAACGGTGACGAGCCGCCCAACGATTGGCAGTCCAACTTCGGCGGTCCTGCCTGGGACCGCGTGACGGAGCCCGACGGCAGTCCCGGGCAGTGGTATCTGCACATGTTCGCGCCCGAGCAGCCCGACCTGAACTGGGAGCGCGACGACGTCCGCGCGGACTTCGAGCGGACGCTGCGGTTCTGGTCCGACCGCGGAGTCGACGGCTTCCGCATCGACGTCGCCCACTACCTGCGCAAGGACATGAGCGAACCGTTCGCCGCGTGGCACGAGATCGGCAACGGCGAACTCACGGTCCACCCGGACCATCCGTTCTCGGACCGCGACGAGGTCCACGAGATCTACCGCGCCTGGCGCGCCGTCTTCGACGAGTACGACCCGCCGCGCACCGCGGTGGCAGAGGCCTGGGTGCACAAGTCCCGACTGCCCGCCTACGCCAGCCCCGACGGGCTCGGCCAGGCCTTCAACTTCGACCTCCTGGTGTCGGAGTTCGATGCCCACGAGTTCAAGGACGTCATCGACGAGAATCTCAGCCGCTCCGCCGAGACCGGCTCGTCGAGTACGTGGGTGCTCTCGAACCACGACGTGACCCGGCACGCGACGCGCTACGGCCTGCCGGCCGGTCTCGGCCACCACGCCGCGGCGTGGACGCTCGCCGGCGGATCGCACGACGAGGTGGACACCGAGCTGGGAGAGCGACGCGCCCGCGCCGCAACGATGCTGCTCTTCGCGCTTCCCGGCTCCACCTACGTCTACCAGGGCGAGGAACTCGGCCTGCACGAGGTGGGCGACGTGCCCGCCGAGTCCCGTCAGGACCCGACGTTCTTCCGAACCGAGGGCAAGGAGGTCGGCCGCGACGGCTGCCGCGTCCCCCTCCCCTGGGCCGCCACCGGCTCCTCGTACGGTTTCGGGTCCGACGGTGCGCACCTTCCGCAGCCCGCGTGGTTCGCCGACTACGCGGTCTCGGTCGAGGACGGGGACCCGGCGTCCACCCTGAACCTGTACCGGCGGGCGCTGGCGCTGCGCGGCGACCTGCAGAGCGCGGAGACCCTGACCTGGATCCCGCACCCGTCCGCCTCGGTGCTCGCCTTCGAGCGGCCCGGTGGCTGGCGGTCGTACACGAACTTCGGTTCCGAGCCCGTCGAACTGCCCGACGGCGAGATCCTTCTCGCCAGTACACCGTTCGACGGCGACCGGCTGCCGGGGGCGACGACCGTCTGGATGCGCTGA
- a CDS encoding LacI family DNA-binding transcriptional regulator, which yields MADVARLAGVSRSTVSYVLSGARPISAETRERVLAAMEALDYAPNVLARALAGTRTGLLGLLLTTEALGQGVDTAGYVTAAADEARALGSHLMLLPGPADDADPVRETVRQGLVDGFAVMEVYTADARVDYLRAAGVPFVLVGRTDDVEGTAFCDADFDAAAEEAVAHLTGKGHRELAVLTGPAVDRARAPGFAVRSSAAVAAAVRRHGARARVVPTAATFAGGWDAYAGIAAGPATAVLLCNEPAGLGMISAAAAAGVRIPQELSVVTVFAGTETGELTRPRLTSIGPDHTAMARRAIRFLLRRVAGEPAAELQSLSEPVLLDRGSTAAPRPTLPGAGLR from the coding sequence ATGGCCGACGTCGCGCGCCTCGCGGGCGTCTCACGCAGCACCGTCTCCTACGTGCTGAGCGGCGCCCGCCCGATCTCCGCGGAAACCCGCGAACGGGTCCTCGCCGCCATGGAGGCGCTCGACTACGCGCCCAACGTGCTGGCCCGGGCGCTCGCCGGCACACGCACCGGCCTGCTCGGGCTGCTGCTGACGACGGAGGCGCTCGGCCAGGGGGTGGACACCGCGGGCTACGTCACCGCCGCCGCGGACGAGGCCCGCGCCCTCGGTTCGCACCTGATGCTGCTCCCGGGACCCGCCGACGACGCGGACCCGGTGCGGGAGACCGTCCGCCAGGGGCTCGTGGACGGCTTCGCGGTGATGGAGGTCTACACCGCGGACGCGCGCGTCGACTACCTCCGTGCGGCGGGCGTTCCGTTCGTCCTGGTCGGCCGGACCGACGACGTCGAGGGAACGGCGTTCTGCGACGCGGACTTCGACGCCGCCGCGGAGGAGGCGGTCGCGCACCTCACGGGGAAGGGGCACCGCGAGCTCGCCGTCCTCACCGGGCCGGCGGTGGACCGCGCCCGCGCTCCGGGGTTCGCCGTGCGCTCATCGGCCGCCGTGGCCGCGGCGGTCCGCAGGCACGGCGCCCGCGCCCGCGTCGTCCCCACGGCGGCCACCTTCGCCGGTGGTTGGGACGCCTACGCGGGCATCGCCGCCGGTCCCGCGACGGCCGTGCTCCTCTGCAACGAGCCCGCCGGGCTGGGCATGATCTCGGCCGCCGCCGCGGCCGGAGTCCGTATTCCGCAGGAACTCTCGGTGGTCACCGTGTTCGCGGGGACCGAGACCGGGGAGCTGACCCGCCCCCGGCTGACCAGCATCGGCCCCGACCACACGGCCATGGCGCGCCGCGCGATCAGGTTCCTCCTGCGCCGGGTGGCGGGCGAGCCCGCGGCCGAACTGCAGAGCCTCAGCGAGCCGGTCCTGCTCGACCGCGGCAGCACCGCGGCTCCGCGGCCGACGCTTCCGGGCGCCGGCCTTCGATAG
- a CDS encoding multifunctional oxoglutarate decarboxylase/oxoglutarate dehydrogenase thiamine pyrophosphate-binding subunit/dihydrolipoyllysine-residue succinyltransferase subunit: MSSSSVSDFGQNEWLVEEMYERFKADPNSVDPSWHEFLSKYTPGVAEGGNAAGNGAAPAAAPAAAPAAPAPAQPAAAPAAKAPKTADTTLTPAPSAPVTPAPSSPAKPAPAPKAPAPASFPDEEERTVLRGAANAVVKNMNASREVPTATSVRSMPVKVMFDNRVVINNHLARTRGGKISFTHILGYALVQGVKAFPNMNRHYAEIDGKPNAVTPPHVNLGIAIDLVGKNGSRSLVVAGVKEAETMDFGQFVAAYEDIVRRARQGKLGAEDFAGVTISLTNPGGIGTVHSVPRLMVGQGAIIGVGAMEYPAEFQGASDEKIAELAVGKLTTLTSTYDHRIIQGAESGDFLRYVHELTLSDDFWDDIFRTMHVPYEPIRWRQDIPAHGIDKDARVLELIAAYRARGHLMADVDPLRYNNESLESHPDLNVLTYELTLWDLDRTFNVGGFHGAERLKLRKVLSVLRDAYCRHVGIEYTHILEPEQQKWLQERVETKDIKPTVAEQKYILSKLNAAEAFETFLQTKYVGQKRFSLEGAESVIPMMDAVLDQAAEHQLDEVVIGMPHRGRLNVLANIVGKPYSKIFTEFEGNLNPAQAHGSGDVKYHLGAEGKYYQMFGENEITVSLVANPSHLEAVDPVLEGIVHAKQDMLNAPDGVHPVMPLMLHGDAAFAGQGVVAETLNMANLDGFSNGGTVHIVVNNQVGFTTSPENSRSSQYCTDVAKMIGAPIFHVNGDDPEACVWVAKLAVDFRERFHKDVVIDLVCYRRRGHNEGDDPSMTQPGMYDVIDTKRGVRKSYTEALIGRGDISTKEAEDALRDYQGQLERVFNEVKELEKFQAEPAPSIIADQPLPSSLVTAVPLEQIQRVGDAYANVPEGFTVHPRVAPVVKRRFEMSREGGIDWAFGELLAFGTLLEEGRTVRLAGQDSRRGTFTQRHAVLIDRQSGTEYTPLDHLGPDGSPSPGKFMVYDSALTEYAGLGFEYGYSVADESALVCWEAQFGDFVNGAQSIIDEFISSGEAKWGQTSGVTLLLPHGHEGQGPDHTSARIERFLQLCAEGSMTVAMPSTPASYFHLLRRHALDGVRRPMVVATPKSMLRNKAAVNPVEDFTSGKFRSVIDDPAFEVEGGDRSKVTTLLLVSGKLYYELEARRKKDGRDDVAIVRMEQLYPLPSRRLPATLDLYPNATDVRWVQEEPANQGAWPFFGLALPELDGRLVGIKRVSRRAMSAPCSGSSKVHAVEQAQIIDEAFTL, translated from the coding sequence GTGAGCAGCAGTTCTGTATCGGATTTCGGCCAAAACGAGTGGCTGGTCGAGGAGATGTACGAGCGGTTCAAGGCCGACCCTAATTCGGTCGACCCGAGCTGGCACGAATTCCTCTCGAAGTACACCCCGGGAGTTGCAGAGGGTGGCAACGCGGCCGGCAACGGCGCGGCCCCCGCGGCCGCTCCCGCCGCGGCGCCCGCCGCTCCGGCACCGGCGCAGCCCGCCGCTGCACCGGCGGCAAAGGCCCCCAAGACGGCCGACACCACGCTGACCCCCGCGCCGTCCGCCCCGGTGACTCCGGCACCGTCGTCGCCCGCGAAGCCCGCCCCCGCGCCGAAGGCCCCGGCGCCCGCCTCGTTCCCGGACGAGGAGGAGCGCACCGTGCTCCGCGGCGCCGCCAACGCCGTGGTGAAGAACATGAACGCGAGCCGCGAGGTGCCGACCGCGACGTCGGTGCGCTCGATGCCGGTCAAGGTGATGTTCGACAACCGCGTGGTCATCAACAACCACCTCGCGCGCACCCGCGGCGGCAAGATCAGCTTCACCCACATCCTGGGTTACGCCCTGGTGCAGGGCGTCAAGGCCTTCCCCAACATGAACCGGCACTACGCCGAGATCGACGGCAAGCCGAACGCGGTGACCCCGCCGCACGTGAACCTGGGCATCGCCATCGACCTGGTCGGCAAGAACGGCAGCCGCAGCCTCGTGGTCGCGGGCGTCAAGGAAGCCGAGACCATGGACTTCGGCCAGTTCGTGGCCGCCTACGAGGACATCGTGCGCCGCGCCCGCCAGGGCAAGCTGGGCGCCGAGGACTTCGCCGGCGTCACGATCTCGCTGACCAACCCCGGCGGTATCGGCACCGTGCACTCGGTGCCCCGCCTCATGGTCGGCCAGGGCGCGATCATCGGCGTCGGCGCCATGGAGTACCCCGCCGAGTTCCAGGGCGCGAGCGACGAGAAGATCGCCGAGCTGGCGGTCGGCAAGCTCACCACCCTGACCTCGACCTACGATCACCGCATCATCCAGGGCGCCGAATCCGGCGACTTCCTGCGGTACGTCCACGAGCTCACGCTGAGCGACGACTTCTGGGACGACATCTTCCGCACGATGCACGTGCCCTACGAGCCGATCCGCTGGCGGCAGGACATCCCCGCCCACGGCATCGACAAGGACGCGCGCGTCCTCGAGCTCATCGCGGCGTACCGGGCGCGCGGGCACCTCATGGCCGACGTCGACCCGCTGCGCTACAACAACGAGAGCCTCGAGTCGCACCCCGACCTGAACGTGCTCACCTACGAGCTCACGCTGTGGGACCTGGACCGCACGTTCAACGTCGGCGGTTTCCACGGGGCCGAGCGGCTCAAGCTGCGCAAGGTGCTCTCGGTCCTGCGCGACGCCTACTGCCGCCACGTGGGCATCGAGTACACGCACATCCTCGAGCCCGAGCAGCAGAAGTGGCTGCAGGAGCGCGTGGAGACGAAGGACATCAAGCCCACCGTCGCCGAGCAGAAGTACATCCTCAGCAAGCTCAACGCGGCCGAGGCCTTCGAGACCTTCCTGCAGACCAAGTACGTCGGCCAGAAGCGCTTCTCGCTCGAGGGCGCGGAGTCCGTCATCCCGATGATGGACGCCGTGCTGGACCAGGCCGCCGAGCACCAGCTCGACGAGGTCGTCATCGGCATGCCGCACCGCGGCCGCCTGAACGTGCTGGCGAACATCGTCGGCAAGCCGTACAGCAAGATCTTCACCGAGTTCGAGGGCAACCTGAACCCGGCCCAGGCGCACGGCTCGGGCGACGTGAAGTACCACCTCGGCGCCGAGGGCAAGTACTACCAGATGTTCGGCGAGAACGAGATCACCGTCTCGCTGGTCGCGAACCCCTCGCACCTCGAGGCCGTCGATCCCGTGCTCGAGGGCATCGTGCACGCCAAGCAGGACATGCTGAACGCGCCCGACGGCGTGCACCCGGTCATGCCGCTCATGCTGCACGGCGACGCGGCCTTCGCGGGCCAGGGCGTGGTGGCCGAGACGCTGAACATGGCGAACCTCGACGGCTTCTCCAACGGCGGCACCGTCCACATCGTGGTGAACAACCAGGTGGGCTTCACCACGTCGCCGGAGAACTCGCGCAGCTCGCAGTACTGCACCGACGTGGCGAAGATGATCGGTGCGCCGATCTTCCACGTCAACGGCGACGATCCCGAGGCCTGCGTGTGGGTCGCCAAGCTCGCCGTCGACTTCCGCGAGCGTTTCCACAAGGACGTCGTGATCGACCTCGTCTGCTACCGCCGCCGCGGCCACAACGAGGGCGACGACCCGTCGATGACCCAGCCCGGCATGTACGACGTGATCGACACCAAGCGCGGCGTCCGCAAGTCCTACACCGAGGCCCTCATCGGTCGTGGCGACATCTCGACCAAGGAGGCCGAGGACGCGCTGCGCGACTACCAGGGCCAGCTGGAGCGGGTCTTCAACGAGGTCAAGGAGCTGGAGAAGTTCCAGGCCGAGCCCGCCCCGTCGATCATCGCCGACCAGCCGCTGCCGAGCTCGCTCGTGACCGCGGTGCCGCTGGAGCAGATCCAGCGCGTGGGCGACGCCTACGCCAACGTCCCCGAGGGCTTCACCGTGCACCCGCGCGTGGCACCGGTGGTCAAGCGCCGCTTCGAGATGTCGCGCGAGGGCGGCATCGACTGGGCCTTCGGCGAGCTGCTCGCCTTCGGCACCCTGCTGGAGGAGGGCCGCACGGTCCGCCTGGCCGGCCAGGACAGCCGCCGCGGCACGTTCACGCAGCGGCACGCGGTGCTCATCGACCGCCAGTCGGGCACCGAGTACACCCCGCTCGACCACCTCGGCCCCGACGGCTCGCCGTCACCCGGCAAGTTCATGGTCTACGACTCGGCGCTCACCGAGTACGCGGGCCTGGGCTTCGAGTACGGCTACTCCGTGGCCGACGAGTCGGCGCTGGTGTGCTGGGAGGCGCAGTTCGGCGACTTCGTCAACGGCGCGCAGTCGATCATCGACGAGTTCATCAGCTCGGGCGAGGCCAAGTGGGGCCAGACCTCGGGCGTGACGCTGCTGCTCCCGCACGGTCACGAGGGCCAGGGCCCCGACCACACGTCGGCCCGTATCGAGCGTTTCCTGCAGTTGTGCGCGGAGGGCTCGATGACCGTCGCCATGCCGTCGACGCCGGCCTCGTACTTCCATCTGCTGCGCCGCCACGCCCTCGACGGCGTGCGTCGCCCGATGGTGGTCGCGACGCCGAAGTCGATGCTGCGCAACAAGGCCGCCGTGAACCCCGTCGAGGACTTCACCTCGGGCAAGTTCCGCTCGGTCATCGACGATCCGGCGTTCGAGGTGGAGGGCGGCGACCGCAGCAAGGTCACGACCCTGCTGCTGGTCTCCGGCAAGCTCTACTACGAGCTGGAGGCGCGCCGGAAGAAGGACGGCCGCGACGACGTCGCGATCGTCCGCATGGAGCAGCTCTACCCGCTCCCGTCGCGGCGCCTGCCCGCCACGCTCGACCTGTACCCCAACGCGACCGACGTGCGCTGGGTCCAGGAGGAGCCGGCCAACCAGGGCGCGTGGCCGTTCTTCGGCCTGGCGCTGCCGGAGCTCGACGGCCGCCTGGTGGGCATCAAGCGGGTCTCGCGCCGCGCCATGTCCGCCCCGTGCTCGGGTTCGTCCAAGGTGCACGCCGTGGAGCAGGCCCAGATCATCGACGAGGCCTTCACCCTCTAG
- a CDS encoding TetR/AcrR family transcriptional regulator codes for MTRKSVAAAVGRKRTRLSPQARRQQFIDLGLLSLKHQALEQVSIEDIASQAGVSAGLLFHYFDSKLDFQVALVEEQARIVGEVATPDRDPEDITDVMPILTATLGTYVDHIMENRQSLLPMLAGVSWSEPRIRTAVKSVREQIVDQFVNQAENIGIERSPRFVLAVHGWIAVVEETLVQWLDENAGFAAMSRDEVVDHLATMFVGMAGAVGLDLAPVEA; via the coding sequence GTGACCAGAAAGTCCGTCGCCGCAGCGGTGGGGCGCAAGCGCACCCGGCTCAGCCCCCAGGCCCGGCGCCAGCAGTTCATCGACCTGGGCCTGCTCAGTCTGAAGCACCAGGCGCTCGAGCAGGTGTCCATCGAGGACATCGCGAGCCAGGCGGGCGTCTCCGCAGGCCTGTTGTTCCACTACTTCGACTCCAAGCTCGACTTCCAGGTCGCGCTCGTGGAGGAGCAGGCGCGGATCGTCGGGGAGGTCGCCACCCCCGATCGCGACCCCGAGGACATCACCGACGTGATGCCGATCCTCACCGCGACGCTCGGTACGTACGTCGACCACATCATGGAGAACCGGCAGTCCCTGCTGCCGATGCTCGCCGGCGTCAGCTGGTCCGAGCCGCGGATCCGGACGGCCGTGAAGTCCGTCCGCGAGCAGATCGTCGACCAGTTCGTGAACCAGGCCGAGAACATCGGCATCGAGCGTTCGCCCCGGTTCGTGCTCGCCGTGCACGGCTGGATCGCCGTGGTCGAGGAGACGCTGGTGCAGTGGCTCGACGAGAACGCCGGCTTCGCCGCGATGAGCCGCGACGAGGTCGTCGACCACCTCGCCACCATGTTCGTGGGGATGGCCGGGGCGGTGGGGCTGGATCTGGCGCCCGTGGAGGCCTGA
- a CDS encoding suppressor of fused domain protein has product MTSVVDAVRSHLAEHYAGRGFAPPASASVTFLGLEPMTIQRWVGEQLVAFASVGCSRHAMTDPNALVTGEDGPRAEVVLELRPATSGPGAALDGVHRSLAVLAATPAVEGLVLAPDALVDLSAPLWAGAPFTAVLLRDSAVPDLERADGEPVRFLRADPITANEAAWIRLKGAAALREAWAEAGIDPADPGRPAAHEV; this is encoded by the coding sequence GTGACTTCCGTCGTCGACGCCGTCCGGTCCCACCTCGCCGAGCACTACGCGGGACGCGGCTTCGCGCCGCCCGCCTCGGCGTCGGTCACGTTCCTCGGCCTCGAACCCATGACGATCCAGCGCTGGGTCGGTGAGCAGCTCGTCGCGTTCGCGAGCGTCGGCTGCAGCCGCCATGCGATGACGGACCCCAACGCGCTGGTCACCGGCGAGGACGGACCGCGCGCGGAGGTCGTGCTGGAGCTGCGCCCCGCGACCTCCGGACCGGGTGCGGCGCTCGACGGGGTGCACCGCTCGCTCGCCGTTCTCGCCGCCACGCCCGCCGTCGAAGGGCTGGTCCTCGCCCCCGATGCGCTCGTCGATCTGAGCGCCCCGCTGTGGGCCGGGGCGCCATTCACCGCGGTACTGCTGCGGGATTCCGCGGTGCCGGACCTCGAGCGGGCCGACGGAGAACCGGTGCGGTTCCTGCGCGCCGACCCGATCACCGCGAACGAGGCGGCGTGGATACGGCTCAAGGGCGCGGCGGCGCTGCGCGAGGCGTGGGCGGAGGCGGGCATCGACCCCGCGGACCCGGGACGGCCCGCCGCCCACGAGGTCTAG
- the corA gene encoding magnesium/cobalt transporter CorA, with protein MPSLPSMPRPGAGRREVREADVPRVPVPVARAVVDCGVYVDGVRLPGRFSYVEAIEEVRRRGEGYVWVGLLDPDQHQMDEVARVFGLHPLTVEDTLVTHTRPKVDRFDDTLFLILKTVNYVGHDRTDPMARIVETGEVMVLVGPDHVITVRHGDHGSLRRVRRNLEANPELLKLGPSAVMHAVADHVVDSYVAVSDLLEDDIDRVEEDVFRAGARTQVDEIYQLKRDIVELRRGIHPLSHALKRLTCDFGDIIPQEIQRYFSDVLDHQAMVADHVETYNDVLSSLIDAAVAKIGMQQNEDMRKMSAIIGLVAVPTMIAGIYGMNFDNMPELHWQYGYFIVLAIMLVACLGLFVVFRRIKWL; from the coding sequence ATGCCCTCCCTGCCGTCCATGCCCCGGCCCGGCGCCGGCCGCCGCGAGGTCCGCGAGGCGGACGTGCCGCGCGTCCCCGTGCCCGTGGCGCGCGCCGTCGTCGATTGCGGCGTCTACGTCGACGGGGTGCGTCTCCCCGGCCGGTTCAGTTACGTCGAGGCGATCGAGGAGGTCCGGCGCCGCGGCGAGGGCTACGTCTGGGTGGGTCTGCTCGATCCGGACCAGCACCAGATGGACGAGGTGGCCCGCGTGTTCGGGCTGCACCCGCTGACCGTCGAGGACACGCTGGTCACGCACACGCGCCCCAAGGTCGACCGGTTCGACGACACGCTGTTCCTCATCCTCAAGACCGTGAACTACGTGGGGCACGACCGCACGGATCCGATGGCCCGCATCGTCGAGACCGGTGAGGTGATGGTCCTCGTCGGCCCGGACCACGTGATCACCGTCCGGCACGGCGACCACGGCAGCCTGCGCCGCGTGCGCCGCAACCTGGAGGCCAATCCCGAGCTGCTCAAGCTCGGGCCGTCGGCGGTCATGCACGCCGTCGCCGACCACGTGGTCGACTCGTACGTCGCCGTCTCGGACCTGCTCGAGGACGACATCGACCGGGTCGAGGAGGACGTCTTCCGGGCGGGCGCGCGGACCCAGGTGGACGAGATCTACCAGCTCAAGCGCGACATCGTGGAGCTGCGCCGCGGCATCCACCCGCTCTCGCACGCGCTCAAGCGGCTGACGTGCGACTTCGGCGACATCATCCCGCAGGAGATCCAGCGCTACTTCTCCGACGTCCTCGACCACCAGGCGATGGTCGCCGATCACGTGGAGACCTACAACGACGTGTTGAGCTCGCTCATCGACGCGGCCGTCGCGAAGATCGGAATGCAGCAGAACGAGGACATGCGCAAGATGTCCGCGATCATCGGCCTGGTCGCCGTGCCCACGATGATCGCCGGCATCTACGGCATGAACTTCGACAACATGCCGGAACTGCACTGGCAGTACGGCTACTTCATCGTGCTGGCGATCATGCTCGTGGCCTGTCTCGGCCTGTTCGTGGTGTTCCGCAGGATCAAGTGGTTGTGA
- a CDS encoding glycine betaine ABC transporter substrate-binding protein: MRTRTPRLAAAALAALVLAGCSDPGDQADLGARTAPGTVTVGSAGSAASKIEALIYAGALRMAGTPVETRLGLGPGEDAAVAAVERGDLTVAPALTGALWDRYRPGAPQPTKAKEEESENPRAQWDAQFVALSAVLPEGLGLGDPTLALDQPMLFAPKEAPSATLRGCEGLSGAVAVPAGSPSDLRARYGCPTGPVVPVADEAAAARAVREGRAALAQLGTLSSAAKDFAQVADPDGVVPSRAVVPLVRRDGLTVAQTKRLSAIAGELTTADLAEMVAQVESGERTPEQAASDWAAEHTLN, translated from the coding sequence GTGAGAACTCGCACGCCCCGCCTCGCCGCCGCGGCCCTCGCCGCGCTGGTGCTCGCGGGCTGCTCCGACCCCGGAGACCAGGCGGACCTGGGCGCGCGCACCGCGCCCGGCACCGTCACCGTCGGGTCGGCCGGGAGCGCCGCCTCGAAGATCGAGGCCCTGATCTACGCCGGCGCCCTGCGGATGGCGGGGACGCCGGTCGAGACCCGGCTCGGCCTCGGCCCGGGGGAGGACGCCGCCGTGGCCGCCGTCGAGCGGGGCGACCTCACCGTCGCGCCCGCGCTGACCGGCGCCCTGTGGGACCGGTACCGGCCCGGCGCTCCGCAGCCCACGAAGGCGAAGGAGGAGGAGTCCGAGAACCCGCGGGCGCAGTGGGACGCGCAGTTCGTGGCCCTGAGCGCCGTCCTGCCCGAGGGACTCGGCCTGGGTGATCCGACGCTGGCGCTCGACCAGCCGATGCTGTTCGCGCCCAAGGAGGCCCCGTCCGCGACGTTACGCGGATGCGAGGGTCTGTCCGGCGCGGTCGCGGTGCCGGCCGGGTCGCCGTCGGACCTGCGGGCCCGCTACGGCTGCCCGACGGGTCCGGTGGTCCCGGTTGCCGACGAGGCGGCGGCCGCGCGCGCCGTCCGCGAGGGCCGCGCGGCGCTCGCGCAACTCGGCACGCTCTCGTCCGCGGCGAAGGACTTCGCCCAGGTGGCCGATCCCGACGGTGTCGTGCCGTCGCGGGCCGTGGTGCCGCTGGTGCGGCGCGACGGACTGACGGTGGCGCAGACGAAGCGGCTGTCCGCGATCGCCGGCGAACTCACCACCGCCGACCTCGCGGAGATGGTCGCGCAGGTCGAGTCGGGTGAGCGCACGCCCGAGCAGGCGGCCAGCGACTGGGCCGCCGAGCACACGCTGAACTGA